In Deltaproteobacteria bacterium, a single window of DNA contains:
- the pyrH gene encoding UMP kinase, with protein MAPKYKRILLKLSGEALMGELKFGVDSSVVDTIASEVKDCVATGVEVALVIGGGNIFRGVEASAKGMERATADYVGMLATVINSLTMQDALEKKGVITRVISAIEMKALAEPYIRRRAVRHLEKGRVVIFAAGTGNPYFTTDTAASLRAMEIQADIIMKGTKVDGVYDKDPVKDKSAKKFEELTYIEVLKERLKVMDTTAVSLCMDNNLPIIVFNIKEKGNVMKILKGEKVGTLVRANA; from the coding sequence ATGGCGCCAAAGTACAAGAGAATTCTTCTAAAGCTTTCGGGCGAGGCCCTTATGGGCGAGCTCAAGTTCGGCGTGGATTCATCCGTTGTCGACACCATAGCATCCGAGGTAAAGGACTGCGTGGCCACAGGCGTGGAAGTAGCGCTCGTTATCGGCGGCGGCAATATTTTTAGAGGCGTCGAGGCAAGCGCAAAGGGCATGGAAAGGGCTACCGCCGATTACGTCGGCATGCTCGCGACCGTCATAAACTCGCTAACCATGCAGGACGCGCTCGAGAAAAAGGGCGTTATAACGAGGGTCATTTCGGCAATCGAGATGAAGGCCCTTGCAGAGCCATATATAAGAAGGCGCGCAGTTCGCCATCTTGAGAAGGGCCGTGTCGTGATATTCGCCGCAGGCACCGGCAACCCGTACTTTACTACCGACACCGCGGCCTCGCTTAGAGCAATGGAGATACAGGCTGATATAATAATGAAGGGCACGAAGGTCGACGGCGTATATGACAAGGATCCGGTAAAGGACAAGAGCGCTAAGAAGTTCGAGGAATTGACGTATATAGAAGTACTTAAGGAAAGGTTGAAGGTCATGGATACGACCGCGGTATCGCTTTGCATGGACAACAACCTGCCGATTATCGTCTTCAATATAAAGGAAAAAGGCAACGTGATGAAAATACTAAAAGGGGAGAAGGTCGGCACGCTCGTAAGGGCGAACGCATAG